CGAGTTTCACCCAAAGTCACTCGCTTCAATGGAGGACTTCGCGTTACTTTGGGGTTGGATTTTATGCGTGTACTGAGAGTAACGTTTCGTCCGCCTAGACGAGCCATTTTGGACTCTGATGAATAATTTTCTGATTTGCAATTGTTGTTGGCGATGACAGAAATTCCAGGAGGTACGTTTTCTTTGCCACCACCCGTTCCGGGGACATCAACTGTTGCCGCCCCGGCCTGGAGAACCTTAACGTTCTCCTGGAGGGGAGCTCTCCGGGTAGACCCTGCCAACGGTTTTTGTGGCTGGCGTCTAGCACAGTGTGACTTGAAACTGCCGATCTCGGTTTTACCTGATATATGTGGAATGGGGTTCTTGGTTTGCTGCCTGGTTGAACTGTGGAGACCCATGAAGACGGTGGGAGCGATAGGGTCATCAGACGAAATTTGCATTGTGTGACATCGTCTTGAATACTCGTGCTTCGACAAGTGGGGAGTCCGACCATCATTGAGAAGATCTGACGTGATGTCAAGTTTTCCTAACAAGAAGTGAGGTTTCATACTGAGATGAGGGTTCGGTCGATTGAAAGTGAGGGAATGTGTTGGAATTGTTGTGGAGAGAAGCGGTGAAGTCAATCAAGGGGTCGACACAGACGCGGGGCAGACGCGGGGTGCGACTTGATGCTTTCAACAAGCTCGGGCAACTGTACAGTGACGTGTCAAATTAGTGCAGATCAAGGATCGCGTGTCTGGAACAGTCCATTGCTACGAGACCCATGTTGACTTGTGGATAGGTTGTCCACGGCAACACATGGTGTCAACACGTGACAGCACCAAAATATTGGATGAAACagggagaagaggaaggaaCATAACGTATCTAGATAGAATTTTCTATCCAGGGCACACCAACAGTGTCACCAAAATCATCATGCAAGAGTTCAGACCTAAGTCTTCTTCTGTCTCTGCAAGTTCTTACTGATGCAGATCGTTCACGCCGGATACGACTCCAGTACAATGTACTTCTGCATCATTTCGCCAGATTCTAGGTCACGGTGGCGCCCAAGCTGTCATTAAATCAACCTTGTCGGCGTGAAAATCAATCAATAGGTGCGCTACCAGCCAGTCGTGCGTGCTGTCCGAGAGCCCGGCTGGTGGGAGCCCGACTTCAGCTACAAAGCTCTGCATCCCCTGCGGGTAAAAGCTGGCGGTTTCCCGCATGCGAGCCGGCATAGTCTTGACCAGTTGCTGTACATGTCATAATTCGCCTAGCGTGACTTGCGCTTGAATGGTCAATTCCAACGTCTGACCATCGACCGAGTGATCTCCCATGGCGACGGGCTGGTGAACCACCTTGTTCAACGAGGACACTGCCCTGCTGGGCCCGTTCAAAAAGCATGTGCAGATCATCACGCGATACCAAGAAACTAGTCGGGAACAGAATATTGCGATGATTAGCTCGCTCTGTGGACGGACGGCACAGCCGCACTGTAGCATTCGGCAGATTGACATGCCAGCAACTTTATTGTGTTAAAGGACTAGGCCTGACATGCGTGGTGGATCGAGTCCACTGTGATCATGGCTGCCGCCGCGTCGGCGGGAGATACGACTGGCATGGGTGATGTGGAGTGAGCGAAGGGATTGTGTCGCAGTTGTTATGCAAGGGATGCCATTTTGTACGAGACAAGGGACTGCTGTCGTTGGGGATGGTGGTGTTTGGATTGGAGTAAGGGTTGACTTTTGGACAGTGAGTGGTGGTGTGGAGAGATCGGGAAGCACGGAGCAATCCAGCGTCAGCTCATTTTGGTTGTCAAATTCATCAGAGTCCAGAGGAATGCGAACAGACCAGAGGTTAGGAACAGTACCAAAACGCACAGGATAAGCTGGTGCAAAGATATCAAGGCATTTTTCGAGGTCAAGATCGACTTTCAGATCGAGATGTAGGTCTATCGATGCATCTGGGAACAGTCCATCACCAGACGCCACAGAGAGATAAAGTAGTTCATCATGTAAATTGGACGAATGGTGTCAATTGTAGCATAGTTGAGGCTTCCGTTGTCGCACGGTGGTGCTCACTTTATTTCAATCTTGCGTCGGATATCGAGATGATCGGGGCAAACCCATTGCGCATGGCTTAGATCAATCAGTTCGGAAGTTAATACTAATATCTGGAGCATTTCGGGTTTCTAGTCATACGCACTAGTCTATTCTACTCTAACAAAGCATTGAACACGGGTTTTCTATAGCAGAAACCACTTCTTCTCTTGTCCTGCGCCAGCAAGTCCAACCTTCCCCTCATCAACTAGTTTTGAAAGAACCTGCGCTATGAAAGGCCCCGCCATCGCCTCCATCTCGAGCCCGTAGAGACATGCGATGATCTCCCGCATCGTCAAGGGTGCTCTTTTCTTTATGTTGCTCCCGGCAAAAGCTGACAAAaccttcttttctctcatttCCCAGTGTCGGCTCCAGACTATGAGTTTGGCTGGCAGGTCGTCAATCACAGCACCATGCCCGGGGTACGCCACTCTTATCTCTTCATAGCGCACTTTTTGGGTCATAGATTTCAAGCTCTTCATGTACTGTCCTAGATCTTCCACAACAACACTTCCTCCATGTCCAAGCACATTATCACCCGTGAACATAGCTCCGCTGCCCTCTAGGATAAAGCACATGTGATCTTGAGTATGTCCAGGCGTAAACAAGGCTCGGAGCGTAGTTCCTTCGGCAGTAAAAGCCTGCCCATCGCGAATCGAACGCTGGCCATGATCTGGATGGGCCTTGTGGACCGCCGTGGATAGATGTGGATACCGAGCCAGTAGCGCCGGGAGACCACCGGTATGATCGATATGCCAGTGGGTCAGCAGTACCTGAGATATGCTCAACTGGTGTTGGTCAAGATAATTGACCAGCGTTGTGAGCCAAATTGGATATCCCTGTAGACTTGATTCGTTAGTCTCAAAGTCCTAGACTCGGATAGTTAATGCCACTGACCTGTCCTGTATCTATCAAAATCCGTTCCTGGCCGCTTCCAACTAGATATGTGTTGGTTCCTTGCAGTTGCATATCACCAGGATTTCCGCCAAGTATTCGCACCACTTCTGCGCTGAGTTCCGCGACAGCTGGGAGATGTGGCAGTCCAGCATTTCGAGCAGATAGAAATTCCTGCCACACTGGCTGCGTCCACACTTTGGGGGTGGACATGCTCCTTGCGGATCGACTCTAAGCACTCGGGTAGACTTGGTGACTAGAGTAAGCAGAGTTGTGTTTGAAAGGTGGGGGCTCTTAGATTTTGGTGAGCACATGCAGGCAGATGCATGCACGGCTGCCTGATATACAAGGCCTCCTTATTCAGGCTAGGACTGAACAGGAAAACCCCCAAGTCCTGTTTCTGTTTCCTATCGGGATTTGCGTCTTGTGAAGCGTTGCAAGTTTTAAATATACATAGAGATGAGAATATAGAGGGGGAGATAGAGAAAATTTAAGGCGGAAAAATGACACGCAAAAAAGCAATGACACAACCAAAAACGACCGATGGAACTTACACACGTCAacagagggaaaaaaaagagaaggcCCGTGGGCGTTAGCTAGTTCCAGGTAGCTAACGCCGAAGGACATGGAATTTGGGTAATTGCTATCAACTTtaaggcgaaaaaaaaaccaaaagggCAGACAGCAGTCAATCTCTTGATGTTAGCGAGCttaaatttttttaaaaaaaagcagaaTTCTCAGGCAATGTGAAGGCCATTACCGACAGCAGCAGGAATGAATGGTAATGGctagagaaaaaaaattaataaGATGGACTGGTTTTTGGTAGTCGTAGCTGTCTTTCTAGCAGttatgttgaacgaaatacagcgtacttttccactagaccataacaaaaaccaaggttcctgttcatggcctagggaggccgtatttgaggtttgacaagTTACTTTAGCcgtttcaattttttttcttgacgTTTACACCCGCTCCTAGTGCTCAGGCAAAgtacaaaaaagaaacgagGGCTATGAAAGAGGTATTTAAAGTCTAAAACAACATTTATGGAATCTGTAATTCACGTATAAGATTGAGAATAGGAAGCATATTGGAGGGAAAGGAACTTGGCAGAAAAACACCAAGATTTTATCGAAAAGCAAGCCCAGAAAGACAAAAAAGTCTCCATTTTGAGCATGAGATGATTAGAGACCTGTGTGAGCACAAATTTTCCACCAGTCAAGATGCGCTGAATGCATCGAAGTAGACAGCGGCTACATCCCGTTTCAAAGACAGAAAATTCATCAAGTTTTTGTTTTCCCCGAAATCCCGACCCGCCATACGAATATTCCCGAACATCTACGTAGCTGAACATTAGACATCCCGGTCATCTTGGCGGTAGCCTTTATTTCGGATGGGTTTCGAAAAGATCAAGGTTAGACTCGTAAAGAGACACTAGTGTGTTCAAATCATAGCATTATTCTCCATCGGACTTACCATAATCGGCAGCTGATTCTTCAAAGAAATCATTGTAGTGTTATTGAAAGGATTTCCATCTAGACTTTCTTTTCATGGCCTAAATGTAGCAAGAGAAGAGAACAACCTGCATCTATGCAGGGCATTAATCAACATCGGGAATTTCTCCATCTTGCAATCGGCTTCCCGGCAATATCGATCTGCAGCCGCATCATCCTCCACCTGCCAAGGCCGATACGAAATGTCCGTTAGCTAGTGGCAGTTGCCAAACGGAGAGTTGAACGCAGTTACGGTGGTCTAAACGTTACAGAACAGGAATCCAAGAAGAGACTAAACCAGCAGTAAACTTTTCCCGGACATTGGCATCGCAAAAGGCTTCCTTTTCCCTACCAAGGACACGAATGCTCTACCCGTGCTAACTCAACCACTCGTGAACGGTAAATGGCATACTCAATTTGTCCAAAGTGGTGAGGCAAACATCCAAGTCCTCACCCAAGGCGCAGGTCCCACAGTTGTGATTCATCTCCTCGTACGGGCGAGACGGAGGTGTCGATATAACCCAGGTCCTCGAGTTGATTCCTGCGGATGATTCCTTCCAAACAAAGGCGCAGTGGAACGTGACAATGCATCTATATCCCAACAGAACCACGTTGAAAGTCATGGCCGATGCGTAGCATGCACTGTTCCCTGAGCAGAGAAAAGCCGTTGCAGAGGCTGTTTTGCCCCAATTAAATCAACAGAGCTGAGAAGCACTGGGAGCATCGAATGGTAGAGAGATGAATGTATTGACTTAAAAATGCCTCTTTAAGTTCTTATCTCCATTGGACTCCCATCTGTTCTGTAATTCCCGCCTGGAGGGTCCAGACTGAAGCACATCCCGGTATTTCCAAAATTTTCAAGAGTAAGATTAGAAAGGAATTTATACCGTATATGTTAACGTCAAAAGTGTACTTTGCCCAAAGAGTGACCTTCATCGATACCGTGTGATCGGCTATAAAAGCGTTGCCAATGTGTTATCTCCCCCCTGAAACTCAAGAAGCATTTCTCGAACGCACCTCGTCATTTCATCCTGATAAACCTGTTCTCTAATTATGAATGGATTACCCGAGACCCTGGATTTCTCCAAATAAGCCCTCTCATTTAGTACCGGACGCCCATTTCTCAAAAAGTGGAATGCCAGATAGTACAGCGAAAGACTATTTGCGATAAGGAGATTGCCCACCCTCAATTCATTTTGGTGCTGGGATCGTCTCCGAAATTGCTCCCACGACATGTGCCATGTGTTCAATGCTGCCTCTAGGGTGGACAGATCAACAGGCAGTATCGAGGTTTGAGCTTCCAGCAGCAGTGAATGAATTGACAAAATCAACAGATTCAAGCCAAATTTAGTTAAATTTGACTCTGATGGAGCTTGTCGGACCATGAGTCCCTTTACAGAGGACAGGAAACAGCTCGATGGATCTTGCGCCGGCATTGCAGCCCACGAGGAGGCGGAATAGGCGTTCCAGCTGGGATCATCACAAGGAAAAGAGGCGCGTGTGTCTGTCGGTAGAAGAAGTGGCTTACTACCACATAAAACGGATTGATAGCAATCCACTGTGAAGACGCCCCAAAGAACTCTCTTCTTAGACTCTTTTTCAATCCATGATTGCCATACATGTGCATTCCGTGTAGCTTTTGAGCACTCGCCATGGATTTTGAGGAGCCCTGCTTGTCGTATGACTGAGACGAGGAGTGGGTGCAGGAGCCGCGACGCTGCCCGTTCCGCTGCACTTTCTCCGTTTGCCATACTCGCTAGCTGAAAGAGCACTATTGCTTGAAGCTCTTCAAGTTTTGGGGAAATTTTATCGCAACGAAGGCAGCATTTGGCGAACAGAGTTGATAGGGACCCATGTAAAAACTTCGCATCCGATTTCGACGTTGCGCTGTTTTCAAACCCAGCGCCTGTGAAACAGATTGCTCTGACAAGCACCGCGGGGGACAAGGCTAAGCAGAAGGTAGGAATGTGCAGCAATGGAAAGAAAGGGTGGAAATGGGCAAAAAAGTGCCTCGCGTATGTTTCCAATCGATCTATGGGGACGGTTTCCGGACCTTCTAGTTCCAGGGCATAGTCTGCTGGAAGTCGAAAATTGTCTGGGCATAGATACCCCACATTCATGGCGATCTCCGGGGCACCCATTTCATCTGTCGATGCACCGGTGCTAGGTCGAGGCAGGCTGTGGTCACCAACCATTAAAGGATTTTCTTGCGGTGTCCAAGTGAAGGAGCTCAGATCGACGCAATTTTCAAGGTCGGCTAACTGGGCTAGAAACTCGACTTCGTCCGGCGAGCAACTATCGAGGAATGACAAGTTGACGGGTTGTTCATCGAACACTGGTAGCTCCGAGACCTTGTACAGCCCATCTTCACTTCCGGTTTGTGGTGATGGAAGGAAATTACTGTTCTTGGTTCTTCGCGCGCGCTTCTTACGTTCCGCTCTCACGCAAGTCCACCCCCTTTGCAGGCATCGGGTACACGGCGGAGCCGTTTTGTTAAGGTCACATCGAATCTTCGATTCGGAACAGGCAACACAGCTTCTGTTCATCGTCCCAGATCAGCCTAGTACAGAACGGGAATATAATGATCTCGGGATATCTGCGGTGGGAGGGTGCAGGAAGAAATCTAAATTTTCCATTCCACCCGATTTACCCGCGCCCGACTGTGGCGTTTTAGGGCGCTCACCTTGAATTCCTATCAAATTGCCCTAGCCAGTTGTAAAATCAGACGTGCTAGCCTCCAGGGTTACTTACTGCTAGCTTGCTGCCGCGCGGGTTTTTCCTCTCAATCCCCGTATTCCCGAAATCCCCGAAGTCCCGAACCTTCAAGGCCATCCAACTACTATATTAAATACGCCTTGCTCGACGGGATGTCTTATTTTCATTCAGATTCAACAATCAAGTGGCATTTTAGAAGCAGTTGAGGAGAAAAAAACGAGATTCCAAATCATCATGTCTGAGACCAAATCCATCGAGTCATCGCCCACATCAACCACTCGAACATGGTTTGATCGCGTCTGCTTTGTTCAGAAATGTCGCGACCCAACTTCTCACTCTCCATGGCAAAAGCGATGCATAGTTATGATCATCACTCTATCCGCCTTTACCGCGCCATTTGCGTCCTGCATCCTCTTCCCGTCCTTCACGACCCTTGTGGACCACTTCCATACGACAGACACCAAAGTCGCCCTGACAACAACTGTGTTCCTTTTAGGTCTTGCAGTTGCGCCTTTGTGGTGGAGCACATTAAGCCAAGAGTATGGTCGTCGGCCTGTACTGGTTTTCAGCTTCCTACTATCGACCATCGCCGTGATCGTTTGCGCTGTGTCTAATTCGCTTCCCTTGATTATTGTGTTTCGCCTCATCGAGGCAATAGGCTGTTCATCTGCTCAGAGTGTTGGAGCAGGTGTTATCGGCGACATTTTCACTCCGATCGAGCGTGGTTCGGCTTTAGGGTGGTTTTACCTCGGAACCCTAATCGGGCCCATGGTGGCCCCGATCATTGGGGGTGCCATTCAAGTATGGCTTGGTTGGCGAGCAAACCTATACTTCATGGCGATTTTCACATGCAGCACTGCGATGCTTACGATGCTATGTCTTCCAGAGACACTGGTGAAGCCTCCCACCGAGACCAAAGAAAAGGTACAGTGGCACCAAGTGATGTCGCGAGATCTCTTTGCTCCATTGCCAAAGTTGAGACTCTTGGCCGTTCCTTCGATCGCTTTGACAATTACCTACGTCAGCATCTGCTTTGCTAGTCTCTACTGCTTCAACACTACGCTTCCTTATGCGTACTCAGCGCCACCCTATAACTTCTCTGCCATCGAAATTGGTCTCTGCTATATCAGCAATTGTCTCGGATACGCGATTGGAAGCGTTGTCGGTGGAAAGTTGAGCGATGCTAAACTACGCCAATATCAGTTGACCCACGGCGGAGAGATACGCCCGGTCGAAAGAATCAAGACTGTATGGTACGGCGTTGGCTTTGTTCCGGCGGGTCTACTGATCTATGGCTGGTTGGTTGAGAAACAAGTGTTCTGGATTGCTCCTCTCGTGGGAGCATTCCTGTTTGGACTAGGGCTCATGCTTGTCACTTCAACAGTCATGCCTTTCCTGGTTGATGTGAAGCCGGGATCTGGTGCCTCGGTTGTTGCCGATTTGAATTTTGTCCGGAATATCCTGGCCGCTATTGGTACCGTGCTGTCGCCGATTGCGGTATCAAACATTGGATTTGGGTGGTGGATGACAATCTTAGCGATTCTCTGTACCTTCTCGGTCGGTTTTGTGGTGATCGTTGTATGGAGAGACGGTGCTGAAAGAAAGACGTTGGATGTCGAAGGCACGGTGTGAATCAGTCCGTTTGTAAAAGTTCCAGGCCTTCTTTAAATTATGAATTCATGCTAGATGCGACAATCGAACCTAGAATACACTTAATTATGACGATAACTTGGGGAATTTCTTTCTTACGATCATCTTGCTGAATGAAGCATGTAGCCTAACCCAGTATGAGCATCAACAGAGTAGACAGAAAAGACTTCAACCCCCTTGCTTGCTGGAGATTCGCACCTGTTGATATCCCTCAGAAGTTAAGCTGTCTTACCTCCGGGTAATGGCATGGTAGTTGATGTCCTGGGTATCGCCGTCCCGGTCGGATTGAAAGAGCCACGGATTTTGATTGAGGATCTGGTCCTTGACAACCGGGATGTACCGGTGAAACACTTGCAAGCGCAATCATATGCAAATGCACATCATGCACGGAGTATGGCGGTATCTAGGGTTGCTGAAATTGTCGTCGATTTTTGAAAATTGTAGGTGCTTAATGTGTTTGAACAGTCCTCTGTCTGGCCCCTACCCAC
The nucleotide sequence above comes from Penicillium digitatum chromosome 1, complete sequence. Encoded proteins:
- a CDS encoding Calmodulin-binding protein Sha1, producing MQISSDDPIAPTVFMGLHSSTRQQTKNPIPHISGKTEIGSFKSHCARRQPQKPLAGSTRRAPLQENVKVLQAGAATVDVPGTGGGKENVPPGISVIANNNCKSENYSSESKMARLGGRNVTLSTRIKSNPKVTRSPPLKRVTLGETRGNIVTVPKKKEHAPPAENPSVSALKHAHSAIAIQRAWRSFVERRNKHVCAMAMVRTEFACEVIARWWRGVKACKLREQTEQVKVLGRTQQTSRRKSAGQRSSVRQTQHNSGRRGIRRL
- a CDS encoding Beta-lactamase-like protein 2, with the translated sequence MSTPKVWTQPVWQEFLSARNAGLPHLPAVAELSAEVVRILGGNPGDMQLQGTNTYLVGSGQERILIDTGQGYPIWLTTLVNYLDQHQLSISQVLLTHWHIDHTGGLPALLARYPHLSTAVHKAHPDHGQRSIRDGQAFTAEGTTLRALFTPGHTQDHMCFILEGSGAMFTGDNVLGHGGSVVVEDLGQYMKSLKSMTQKVRYEEIRVAYPGHGAVIDDLPAKLIVWSRHWEMREKKVLSAFAGSNIKKRAPLTMREIIACLYGLEMEAMAGPFIAQVLSKLVDEGKVGLAGAGQEKKWFLL
- a CDS encoding Florfenicol exporter, putative, coding for MSETKSIESSPTSTTRTWFDRVCFVQKCRDPTSHSPWQKRCIVMIITLSAFTAPFASCILFPSFTTLVDHFHTTDTKVALTTTVFLLGLAVAPLWWSTLSQEYGRRPVLVFSFLLSTIAVIVCAVSNSLPLIIVFRLIEAIGCSSAQSVGAGVIGDIFTPIERGSALGWFYLGTLIGPMVAPIIGGAIQVWLGWRANLYFMAIFTCSTAMLTMLCLPETLVKPPTETKEKVQWHQVMSRDLFAPLPKLRLLAVPSIALTITYVSICFASLYCFNTTLPYAYSAPPYNFSAIEIGLCYISNCLGYAIGSVVGGKLSDAKLRQYQLTHGGEIRPVERIKTVWYGVGFVPAGLLIYGWLVEKQVFWIAPLVGAFLFGLGLMLVTSTVMPFLVDVKPGSGASVVADLNFVRNILAAIGTVLSPIAVSNIGFGWWMTILAILCTFSVGFVVIVVWRDGAERKTLDVEGTV